From Suncus etruscus isolate mSunEtr1 chromosome 6, mSunEtr1.pri.cur, whole genome shotgun sequence, one genomic window encodes:
- the LOC126011215 gene encoding olfactory receptor 2A12-like yields MQSLDKKNHTAVSEFILLGFSSESQVRMVLFTFFLLLYLITLLGNGLIVSLIYLDSHLHTPMYFFLSILSLVDMSYVTTTVPQMLVNMIYPRKTISWGACLAQMFIFLVLGIAECVLYAIMAYDRYVAICFPLHYSILMNRSVCIKMVILCWSISIAGALIYTIFTMRLPYCGPYKINHFFCEVPAVLKLACADTSFNDKLDFILGFILLLVPLSLILASYVRIFASILRIRSTQGRLKSFSTCASHVTVVTMFYGPAMIMYMRPGSWYDPERDKKLALFYNVVSAFLNPIIYSLRNKDVKGAFLKVLGNKKTAR; encoded by the coding sequence ATGCAGAGCCTTGACAAGAAAAACCATACTGCAGTGTCTGAGTTCATCCTCCTGGGTTTTTCTAGTGAATCACAGGTCAGAATGGTCTTGTtcaccttcttcctcctcctctacctcaTCACCCTTCTGGGAAATGGACTCATCGTCTCCTTGATCTATCTGGATTCACACCTTCATACACCCATGTATTTCTTTCTTAGCATCCTATCCCTGGTAGACATGAGCTATGTCACCACCACTGTTCCCCAGATGTTGGTTAATATGATATATCCAAGAAAGACCATCAGCTGGGGTGCATGCTTAGCCCAAATGTTCATCTTCTTGGTCCTAGGCATTGCTGAGTGTGTCCTCTATGCCATCATGGCCTATGACAGGTATGTGGCTATTTGCTTCCCCCTTCACTATTCCATCCTTATGAACCGTTCTGTTTGTATCAAGATGGTCATACTCTGTTGGTCTATTAGTATAGCTGGGGCTCTGATCTATACTATCTTCACCATGCGTCTGCCCTATTGTGGCCCCTACAAAATAAACCACTTCTTTTGTGAAGTCCCTGCTGTCTTGAAGTTGGCCTGTGCAGACACATCTTTCAATGACAAATTGGACTTCATCTTGGGTTTCATTCTACTTTTGGTACCACTCTCCCTCATCCTGGCCTCTTATGTCCGTATCTTTGCTTCCATCTTAAGAATCCGCTCAACTCAAGGTAGACTTAAGTCCTTCTCTACATGTGCTTCACATGTCACTGTGGTCACCATGTTCTATGGGCCAGCCATGATTATGTACATGAGACCTGGCTCCTGGTATGACCCAGAGAGGGACAAAAAACTAGCACTGTTTTACAATGTAGTCTCTGCTTTCCTCAATCCCATCATTTACAGCCTCAGGAACAAAGATGTAAAGGGAGCCTTTCTGAAAGTGCTTGGTAACAAAAAGACAGCTCGGTGA